A part of Melittangium boletus DSM 14713 genomic DNA contains:
- a CDS encoding ankyrin repeat domain-containing protein, translated as MSKDLFAAIKQHDTARVKALLEGGANPNEPQSEGRGLRPLQEAIFALCDGGEVDMLKVLIEHGADVNAWDVERDQTPLLTAVCEQEVAALEVLVRAGADPNVRSGGGDTPLRICAESGYLAMAALLLFAGAVRTINDWGGISGYTALGLAALRLDLPMIKLLLAAGADPRAPDEDKRPAHYCMPPRAESDSQTWDEVFELLGGAKDRMPL; from the coding sequence ATGTCGAAGGATCTCTTCGCTGCGATCAAGCAGCACGATACAGCACGGGTCAAGGCACTGCTAGAAGGGGGAGCCAATCCGAACGAGCCACAGTCAGAGGGGCGGGGGCTGCGTCCACTGCAAGAGGCCATCTTCGCACTCTGCGATGGAGGCGAGGTCGACATGCTCAAGGTGCTCATCGAGCACGGCGCGGACGTCAATGCCTGGGATGTCGAGCGGGACCAAACTCCCCTGTTGACGGCCGTCTGCGAGCAAGAGGTAGCGGCCCTTGAGGTGCTCGTGAGGGCGGGGGCCGACCCCAATGTGCGCAGCGGCGGAGGCGACACGCCGCTGCGGATATGCGCGGAGTCGGGCTACTTGGCTATGGCGGCTCTGCTGCTGTTCGCAGGGGCCGTCCGGACCATCAACGACTGGGGCGGGATTTCCGGATACACGGCTCTCGGGCTTGCGGCACTTCGATTGGACCTCCCCATGATCAAGCTGCTGCTCGCCGCAGGCGCCGACCCGAGGGCCCCAGACGAAGACAAGCGGCCCGCTCATTACTGCATGCCACCGCGCGCTGAATCCGATTCCCAGACGTGGGACGAAGTGTTCGAGCTGCTCGGAGGAGCGAAGGACCGCATGCCGTTGTAA